From the Bacteroidales bacterium genome, the window TGCTATTTCCATTATATACCAATCATAACCCATTACGCCAATTATCAAAAATAAAACAGTGAACATCAAAAGGTTTAATACAAAAAAATGGGCAGATTTTCTTAAACTAAAAAAACTTGTAACTGCAAAAAGAATTGCACAAAAAGGAATTATTGAAACTATTGTAGATGAATTACCAACTTTTAATTCGGTTTTTGGATAAATCACAGCAAATATTATCATTACAATTAAAATTATTGAAAATGTAATCCATGCCGAAATAGTGGTCTTATATGTAATATTTTGCACATCAGAACCGCCTTTTTTTCGCCAATATTCATCTTCTTCATAAACAACAGAACTTTTTGGATTTTTCTTAATTTTTGCAGCATATCTTAAAATAAAAGCTATTCCAAATATATTTATCACAAACCAACAAAACAATCTGTATTCAATTCCCGAAAACAAAGGCAACTCGGCAAGACCTTGTGCTATTCCAATAGTAAAAGGATTTAAAATTGCTCCTGCAAAACCTAAACCGGCAGCAACAAAAACCATTGCAACACCCGTAATGGAATCATATCCCATAGAAATTGCCAGGGGAACTAAAATAATAATGAACGCAATTGTTTCTTCACTCATGCCAAAAACAGCCCCAAAAACACTAAACATTATAATAATTAACGAAATAATGATATTGTCAACGCCAAAAAATCTAAAAAACCTAAAAGATTCAAGTCTTTTTGTAAATTTCAGGAATGCAAAAATACCAACATCAATAGCTTTGCTGTTATTCATTATCCAGAACGCTCCTCCTATCATCAATATAAAAATAATTATCCCTGATTGCCTTACAAAACCTTCAAAAATAGCGGAAAATATTTGCCATGTTTGTATTTCATGGTCAACAAACTGAAAAACCAATTCGGTTTTTTCTGCCCCATTAACAATTTCTGTTTTCTCAACATACTCCCCTCCCGGAATAATCCATGTCATTATTGCAGAAATAATAATAATGTAAAAAACTATTACGTAGGTGTGTGGAATCTTTCGTTTTTTAAACATATTGCTATAAATTTTATTATTTGATTACAATTATACCGATTGGATATTCAATATAGTCTAATTTTATTAGACTATTTTCATATAGTATCGGCATTAACCATTGTAAAATTATAAAATATTCTTTGAACTATTTTATAATTACAATTGGTATAATCTATGATTGCTAAAATAGTATTTTTTTTGTAGAAACAAACATGAAAATTATTAGCTCTGCTGATTGACATTTAATGAAACGAAAAATAACTCCTGTTCAAAAGTTTGGAAATTGACTTGTCCAGAAAAAACACAAGTTAAAAAAACGGTAATAATATTTTAACAAATCTGCCAGATTTTACAAGCCAACATACCATGTATGGTTTTTGTTAGTTTAAAAATAAAGCGGAATTACAAAACTGACTGCCCTGATTACCGTCAGGCAAGCGTATGCCAGGTTACAACTTAGCTTTGGCTTAACTTAATTTCATTAACATTATTAAAATTAATTAATTTTAAAGAGATTTCAGGATATTTTTCAATAAAGTAATTGTATTTTTTTAGATTAATATTTTCTTCCGAAAATTTAACTTCATAAGCACTTTTTTTATCGATAATAAAATCAATTTCTTGCATTTTTTGTGTTCTCCAAAATTGTATATCCATTTCATCGTATTTATCATAAAATCGCCTAAACACAAAATTTTCAAATAATTGTCCTTTATCTTTTCTTTTACCAATAGGATTAAAGTTTTTTGCAAAATAATTACGTAAACCTAAATCATTAAAATATAATTTCGGCATTTTTCTTATTTCTTTTGAAATATTTCTATAAAAAGGTTTAATTTCTGTTATATGAAAAGACTTTTTCATTACATTCAAATATGAATCAATAGTTTGATTTGATTTTTGCAAAATTTCGCTTAAGGTATTTTTATTAAAAAGTGAACCTATTTGATTTGAAATTATTTGAAAAATTTGAAAATACAAATCCGGATATTGTAAATTTGAATCTATAATGTCTTTTTTTATATATGAATTTGCAAGTTCCTTTATAATAGCTTTCTTTTCCTCAATATTTGTCTCTGTAACTACTTCGGGATAAGCACCATAAATTAAATATTCATATAAAAATTTATTCAGTTCGTTTTTATATATATCCGGCATATTACCCGAATTAATATATGGTATAATATCCTCTCTATCTTTAAATAATAAAAATTCATCAAAACTTAAAGTTGCAAGATTAAAGAGCCGTTTTCTGCCTGCTAATGAATCTTTAAAATTTTTATCAATATAAAAACTTGACGAACCACTAACAATTAATTTAATATAACTATGATATTTGTCGTAAATATATTTAAGAAAATTAGATGGATTATCAAGATATTGTATCTCATCAATAAAAATATAATTTTTTTGGTTTTTGTTAAGAGGGGGTAAATACTCAAATAATTTTTCAGGATGAGAATTAAAAGATTTTTTAATTTGTGGGTCTTCTAAAGTAATAAAAAATGTCGTTTTTGATTGTGATTTAATCTCATTATTAAGTTGTTGCATTATAGTTGTCTTTCCTACTTGCCTTGAGCCAACTATTAAGATAATTTGCTTTTTTGTAAGATGGGCTTGTAATTTACTAAACAGAAACCTTTTTTTCATAGATGTAAAATTAATGAAAATAATGTTTTACAACCACAAAGTTAAATATTATCCCATAATATTCAACTTTAATTCTAATAATATCCCAAAATTCAGGGTTGTAATTTTAATAATATCCTTCGTTGGGCGTAAGCTATACCCACGCCCTCGTTAAACATAGGATGAAATGATAAATATTGAATAATATATATCACCTTTTCAGTGTTAAATGTTTGTATTCAATGCTTTTTTACAAATATATCGTCCTTTCAGGACTTTTTGAAAAGAAATTATAGTTAAAGAATTTTTTTTTGTATTGTTTTTGATTTTGGTGGAGGCTAGGGGAGTCGAACCCCTGACCTCTTGGCTGCCAGCCAAACGCTCTAGCCAACTGAGCTAAGCCCCCGTTAATGGAATAAATAATGTTTCAAAAATACTATTTTATTGAACTAAAACAATAATCTTTATCTGAAAAATACTCTAATATCTTTGGCAATACATAATAAAGATTTTCTTTTGCCTTCACCGAATCATGCATAACAATAACCGAGCCTGATTTTGAAAAATTAATAATATTTTCAAGACATTTGTTTTTATCAGTCTTAATATCATAATCACCACTCAAAACATCCCACATAACAATTTTAAATTGCTCAAGCAATCCTCTTTTTTGTAATGGTTTAAGCTTTCCGTAAGGAGGTCTGTATAATTTTGAATCAATAAATTGTTTTGCCAGTTCAACATCTTCTAAATATTCATTAACTTTGGTTTTCCATCCGTTAAGGTGACTATATGTATGGTTTCCAACCGAATGACCATTGTTAATGATTTTATTATAAATCTCAGGGTGTTTTTCAACATTTCGTCCAAGGCAAAAAAACGTTGCTTTTGCATTAAACTTTTCTAATTCATCAAGCACCCATTGAGTAATTTCGGGTGTTGGTCCATCATCAAAAGTTAAAAACAATTCTTTTGGAGTTCCTTTAAAACTCCATAATAATTTATGGTATATTTTTTTTATTATTCCGGGAGGATGGGCTATTACCATAAATTATATTTTAATTAATATATCTAAAAAAACTACTAAAATTTGAAGTGTTTACAAATACCAATTAATATCTGTCCATAATGTCGTGATATATTTTAAACAAATCTCAAATAACAAAAAACAAATCTCAACTTAGCAAAGCGATTTCACAGCCTGTCCCGATTTTTTCGGGAAACACCATATAAAATTTAATAATGTTGTGAGTAAATAAATTACAATATCCAATACTCAATAACCAAAACAGTTTGATATTTAGGTTATTGGGATTTGATTATTATTTGTATTTTGGTGTTTGAAATTTGTGATTTTATGTTTATTCAAAATAAAATAATCTTATTGACGGAAACTATTTAATTGATGTTGTGTATTCAGTATATAATATATTTAATGTATCTTCAATTTTTTTATTCAATTCTTTTTGAGCAAATCTTTTGGTTAATCTAGCCCCTTCTTGTATTATCATCATATTTTTACTTATTTCATTTTCAACAAGTTTGAT encodes:
- a CDS encoding AbgT family transporter, which encodes MFKKRKIPHTYVIVFYIIIISAIMTWIIPGGEYVEKTEIVNGAEKTELVFQFVDHEIQTWQIFSAIFEGFVRQSGIIIFILMIGGAFWIMNNSKAIDVGIFAFLKFTKRLESFRFFRFFGVDNIIISLIIIMFSVFGAVFGMSEETIAFIIILVPLAISMGYDSITGVAMVFVAAGLGFAGAILNPFTIGIAQGLAELPLFSGIEYRLFCWFVINIFGIAFILRYAAKIKKNPKSSVVYEEDEYWRKKGGSDVQNITYKTTISAWITFSIILIVMIIFAVIYPKTELKVGNSSTIVSIIPFCAILFAVTSFFSLRKSAHFFVLNLLMFTVLFLIIGVMGYDWYIMEIATLFFAMGIAAGIAMNNSPNKITNLFMDGVKDILSAALIVGLAGGIICVLEDGKVIDTILYGLSQSMKDFGQVASVGIMYIIQTIINVVIPSGSAKAALTMPIMAPFSDLIGISRQATVMAFQFGDGFTNMITPTSGVLIGVLGVAKIPYEKWVKWITPFMIALMILGFLLLIPTVTMKLNGF
- a CDS encoding ATP-binding protein, which encodes MKKRFLFSKLQAHLTKKQIILIVGSRQVGKTTIMQQLNNEIKSQSKTTFFITLEDPQIKKSFNSHPEKLFEYLPPLNKNQKNYIFIDEIQYLDNPSNFLKYIYDKYHSYIKLIVSGSSSFYIDKNFKDSLAGRKRLFNLATLSFDEFLLFKDREDIIPYINSGNMPDIYKNELNKFLYEYLIYGAYPEVVTETNIEEKKAIIKELANSYIKKDIIDSNLQYPDLYFQIFQIISNQIGSLFNKNTLSEILQKSNQTIDSYLNVMKKSFHITEIKPFYRNISKEIRKMPKLYFNDLGLRNYFAKNFNPIGKRKDKGQLFENFVFRRFYDKYDEMDIQFWRTQKMQEIDFIIDKKSAYEVKFSEENINLKKYNYFIEKYPEISLKLINFNNVNEIKLSQS
- a CDS encoding polysaccharide deacetylase family protein, which translates into the protein MVIAHPPGIIKKIYHKLLWSFKGTPKELFLTFDDGPTPEITQWVLDELEKFNAKATFFCLGRNVEKHPEIYNKIINNGHSVGNHTYSHLNGWKTKVNEYLEDVELAKQFIDSKLYRPPYGKLKPLQKRGLLEQFKIVMWDVLSGDYDIKTDKNKCLENIINFSKSGSVIVMHDSVKAKENLYYVLPKILEYFSDKDYCFSSIK